The sequence GCCGCAAAGTCACGCCATACGATTGAGCTCGACAGCGCAATCGCGGTCAGGGAGCGGAGTTGGACTGGGAGATCGGCCGTGCCACTGAGCTTGCTCCACGCGACCGTCATCGACTGGGGCATCGGCGGCGTCAGACTCTTGCGTATCTGCAGGCCGGTTGGCGTGGCAATGAGCAAGATGGGCACGACGCCCTGACTCCAAACCAGACGATGCAAGGCGTTCGCACCCGCATCATCCGCGGCACAGGCCAGATACACGACGGGCGAAAATCTCGCTTCGCGGACGCGTTGCGACGGGAAGCCGAATACCGCGTGGATGCCAATGGTCTCGAAGGCCTGGCGAACGACATGCCGGTTTGTGGCGGCCTTGTAGTCCCCCCAGCGCCGGACGAGGCCACGGCTCTCGTCCAATCCCAGGGCAGCGATGACGGCATCGATGCGCTTGATCAGCTCGGGTGGCACTGGCGGTCGTAGCTTCGGCATAGTCCCTGCTCGGGTGGTGGGAACCTCCGCCCGGTCCGCGGTCCTAATGAATGCCTGCAAACTTCTGATAAGTCATTATGAATCATCAGGAATTTGCTTCGAGGCTTAATTGTTCAGGTTGCTCAGGGGGTTACGGCCAAATACCGCTCTTCCCCACTTGTGCGACATGAGCCAGAGTTGTAGAACAAAATAGGAACAAAGAGCAAGACATGTAATGCGTCAGCAGCCCTTTGCCTTCACCCCCCAATTCGCACGGATACGGCATGCCATCTCCAACCGTGGGCACGACCAGATGCGGCCGTCCCCGACGGTGCCGAGCGATAGCGAGGCGGGTGAGGGTCGTCGACGGCGAGAACTAACCCCGCCCGAGGCAGTCGGCGAGCGCCTGATCCAGGATCGAAAGGCCGGTGTCGATTTCGTCCTTGGCCACGGTGAGCGGCGGGGCGATGCGCCAGACAGCACCCATGGCCGGCAGCGAGACGATGTTCATCGACAGGCCGAGCTCGAGGCAGCGGCGCGTGATCCTGGTCCCCATCGCGCTGTCCGGCTCGCGGCGCTCGCGGTCCTTCACCAGCTCGACGCCCAACAGCAGTCCGCGGCCGCGGACGTCGCCGATGACCTCGTAGCGCTGCTGCAGCGCCAGCAATCCCGCCTTGAGATAGTCGCCGAGCGCGGCCGCCCGCTCGGCCAGATGCTCGGCCGCCAGCACCCGGAGAACGGCGAGGCCCACTTCGGCCGGCAAGGGATCGGAGAGGTGCGAGGTATAGAAGAGGAAGCCCTTGCGGTGGCATTCCTCCTCGATCGCGGCCGAGGTCACCGTGGCCGCCAGCGGCAGTCCGCCGCCCAACGTCTTCGACAGAGTCAGGATGTCCGGAGCGGCGCCGGTTTGCTCGAAGGCGAAATTGGCGCCGACGCGCCCGAAGGCCGTCTGCGCCTCGTCCATGATCAAGAGCATGCCGCGCTCGTGGGCGAGGCGCGTGAGCTTGGCGAAATAACCCTCCGGCGGCACGATCATGCCGCCCGAGGAAAGAATCGGCTCGGCCAGCACGGCGGCCGGCGCGCCGACCGACTGGCTGTCGTATTGGCTGAAGCCGATGTCGAGACAGGTGGTGTCGCAGCTTCCGGCGCAGTGCTGGACCGGACAACGATAGGCATAGGGTGCCGGAATGGCGAAGGTGCCGGGCATGGTCGGCCCGTAACCTCGGCGTCCGGCCATGTAGGTGGAGGCACCGGCACCGGCGGTCATGCCGTGCCAGGAGCCGGTCAAGCCCACGACCTCGAAGCCGCCGGTCTTCAGCTTGGCGATGCGCAGCGCCGCTTCATTGGCCTCGCCGCCGGTCGACAGGAACATGGATTTCTGCAGTTCGGGCGGCAAGAGGCGGCCGAGGCTCGCGGCGAGCTCGACCACGGGCGGCGACAGCATGCCGGAGAAGAGGTGGATCGCCTCGCGGCATGCCTTCTCGATGGCGGTCACGATCTCGGGGTGGTTGTGCCCGAGGCTGGCGCACATCTGGCCCGAGGTGAAGTCGAGGATCGGGCGATCGTCGAGATCATAGACATAGGAGCCCTGGGCGCGACCGATCATGACCGGGGCGAAGCTGCCGCCGTAGCGGATCAGGTGCTGGTCCACCTGACGCCAGAGCTCGGCGTGGGGATCCTTCCGAGGCGCGGTCGCGGTCATGGCGGCTCCGGTCGCATCATGCGAGGCGGCCGCCAAGCCTGTCTGATCGGACCGGCCTGGCGGCGGCGTCCTCTTCAGATCGCGGCGATGCCGCCGATCTCGACCAGGTGCTTCGGCGTGGCGAGCGGTGCCCCCACGGTGGCTCGCCCCGGCGTGTTGTTCTTGGGAACCCACTTGTCGTAGACGCTGTTCATGTCGGCGAAATAGCGCATGTCGCTGAGCCAGATCTGTACGGTGAGCATCTTGCGCTTGGAAGTGCCGGCCTCCTTCAGGAGCCGGTCGATCTTCGCCAGGATCTGCTTCGTTTGTCCGATCGCATCTTGCCTCAGATCATCGGCCGTCTGGCCGGCGAGATAGACGATGCCATTGTGAACCGAGGCGCCCGAGAGGCGCGGCCCCGGTGCCAGTCGCTTGATCGCCATGAAGTCCCCCGATTGTGGCTGGGAGTTGAGAGGGTCCGGAGTATGCCCAAGCTCGGTCTGGGATGCGAGCGCGACGGCGGCGCCGGCCTTGCTTGACCGGACCGGCGTCGGCCGATAGCGTCCGGCCGCGATGTCCGCCACGACAGACCAAACTCTGCCGCTCTCCGGCATCAAGGTCCTCGACTTCTCCACCCTGCTCCCCGGTCCGCTTGCGAGCTTGATCCTCGCCGAGGCGGGGGCCGAGGTGGTGAAGATCGAACGCCCCGAGAGCGGCGACGCCATGCGCGCCTATCCGCCCCTTGCCGGAACCGATAGCGTGAGCTTCGCGCTCCTCAACCGCGGCAAGCGCAGCCTTGCGCTCGACTTGAAGCGGCCCGGCGATCTGGAACGTCTCGCCCCGCTCATCGCCGAGGCGGATGTGCTGATCGAGCAGTTTCGCCCGGGTGTCATGGAGCGCCTCGGCTTGGGCTATGGCGCGCTCAAGGAGCGCCACAAGCGCCTCATCTATTGCTCGATCACCGGCAGAGGCCAGGACGGTCCGAAGTCGGGCGAGGTCGGGCACGATCTGACCTATATGGCCGAGGCGGGTCTGTTGTCGCTCGCCGCCGATCCGGAGCGCGGACCCTGCATGCCGCCGGTCTTGGTGGCCGACATCGCCGGCGGTACCTATCCCGCCGTCATCAACATTCTGCTGGCGCTTCGCCGGCGCGATGCAAGCGGCGAAGGCTGCCATCTCGACATCGCCATGACCGAGCAGGTCCTGACCTTCGCCTTCGCTGAGCTGGCCGAGCTGTGGGCGACCGGCAAGGCGCCGCAAGGGGCCGCCGGCCTGTTGACCGGCGGCTCGCCCCGCTACCGGATCTATCCGACGGCCGACGGGCGGTACCTCGCGGTGGCGGCGCTCGAGGACAAGTTCTGGCGCCGCTTCGCCGAGCTCATCCAGCTGCCCGAGCCGCTCCGCGACGACTCCCGCGACCCCAAGGCGACGATGGATGCGGTGGGCCGTCGCATCCTTGCCCAACCTTCCGCCCACTGGCGGAGGGTCTTTTCCGGCGAGGATGTGAGCTCAGCCGTAGTGGTTAGCCTGGAGGAGGCGGTCGCCGATCAGCAGCTCGCCTGGCGCCGCGTCTTCGAAGCGAAGCTGAGCCTTTCCGGCGGCTCGGTGCCGGCCCTGCCGGTGCCGGTGGTGGCGCCGCTGCGCCGCGCCCCCGGCACCGCTGCCGCGCCCGCCTTGGCGGAGTGGGCTCCCACATGGGCCGGGTGGGCATGAGGGAGCTAGCCAAATCCTTGCCGTTCGTGGGAAATGTTAGGCATCCCAAGACTATGGTAACGGCGGACGGCAACCACGCGTAAGGAATGCGAATGAGCGAGGATAAGGGCGAACCACTCGACTTGAATGCGCTCAGCGACGACGACCTCGTCCAGCAGATGCAGGAGGATCTCTATGACGGCCTCAAGGAGGAGGTGGTCGTGGGGGTGAACATCCTCTTGGGGCGCAAATGGACGCCCTATGACGTGCTGACCAAGGCCTTGGTCGAGGGCATGCGCATCGTCGGCATCGACTTTCGCGACGGCATCCTGTTCGTGCCGGAAGTGCTTCTGTCCGCCAACTCAATGAAGGCGGGAATGGCGATCTTGCGGCCGCTCCTGGCCGAGACCGGCGCGCCCAAGATCGGCAAGATGGTGGTCGGCACGGTCAAGGGCGACATCCACGACATCGGCAAGAACCTCGTCGGCATGATGCTTGAGGGTGCCGGCTTCGAGGTGATCGACCTCGGGGTCAACAATTCGGTCGAGCGCTACCTCGAGGCCTTGGAGACGCACCAGCCGGACATCCTCGGCATGTCGGCGCTGCTGACCACGACCATGCCCTATATGAAGGTGGTGATCGACACCCTCATCGAAAAAGGCATTCGCTCGGACTACATCGTATTGGTGGGCGGTGCGCCGTTGAACGAGGGCTTCGCCAAATCGATCGGCGCGGATGCCTATTGCCGCGATGCGGCGGTCGCGGTCGAGACCGCCCGGAGCTTCATGGCCAAGCGCCAGGGCTCGGTGCAGTCGAAGATGGAAGGCAAGGCTTGATGGCGGAACGAGCGGCAACGCTCCTCATCGGTTGCGGCGCCTTGGCGCCGGAAGTGCTGGCGGTCGCCAGCGGGTTTCCCGGCGCCTTCGATCTCGTCTGCCTGCCGGCGCAGTGGCACAACACGCCTGAGCGCATCGCGCCGGGGGTGCGAGCGCGGATCCGCGAAGCGCGCGCCGAGGGCTATCGGCGGATCCTCGTTCTCTACGGCGATTGCGGCAGCGGCGGCGGGCTCGATCAGGTGCTGGCGCAAGAGGGCGTGAAGCGGATCGCGGGCCCGCATTGCTACCAGTTCTACATGGGCACGGCGGCGTTCACCGAACTGGCCGAGGCGGAGCCCGGCTGTTTCTTTTTGACCGACTATCTCGCGCGCCATTTCGACCGGTTGATCATCGAGGGTCTCGGCCTCGATCGCCACCCGGAGCTGCGTGACGATTATTTTCGCCACTACACCAAGCTCGTTTATCTGGCGCAGACCGAGGATCCGGAATTGACCCGCATCGCCGCGGCCGCCGCCGACCGGCTCGAGCTCGCCTTCCAGCGCGTCTTCACCGGCTATGGCGAGCTCGGCCAGTTCATGCGCGCCCACGCCCCGGCCCCCATTCATGGCTAGAGTGCATGGCTAGCCTCACCATCGTCTACTGGCGCGACATCCCGGCCCAGGTCATCGCCAAGCGCGGCCGGGAGGCCGCCAAGGTGCAGCTCTCGGAGCGATTCGAGACCGCCATCGACCGCGCGGCGATGCGCGCCGGGCTGACCGGCACCGACGCCTATCTCGGGGAATGGCGCCGCGGCGAGGCGGCCGAGTGCGGCGAGGACCTCAAGGCCGAGGTCGACAAGGCGGCCCTCGGCCTGGAGGCGGAGTTCACCGAGGAGCGGCTGGGCCAGCTCGTGCGCGCGGGTGGCCGGGCCGAGGCATGATGCCCGAAGACGCGCTGGTCGCCTTCATGCCGTCGGGCAAGCGCGGCCGCTTCCCCTTGGGCACCTCGTTGCTGGATGCGGCAAGGGCGCTCGGCGTCGATCTCGATTCCGTGTGCGGCGGCCGCGGCATTTGCGGACGCTGCCAGGTCAGGCCGAGCTTCGGCGAGTTCGCCAAGCTGGGCGTGGTGTCGGCGAGCGACCACCTGTCCCTTCCCGCCCATGTGGAGCGCGCCTATGCCGATCGCCGCGGCCTTGGCCCGGATCGGCGGCTCGGCTGCTCGGCCACGATTTCAGGCGACGTCGTGGTCGATGTCCCGCCCGAAAGCCAGGTGCATCGCCAGCTCGTGCGCAAGCGCCCGGATGCGCGGCCGGTCGAGATCGACCCGATGATCCATCTGCACTATGTCGAGGTGCAGGAACCGGACATGCATGACCCCTCCGGCGACTTTCGCCGGCTCGCCTCGGCACTCGAGCGGGAATGGGGGATCACGGATGCCACCATCGAGCTAGGCGTGCTGGCCGGCCTGCAGAAGGCCTTGCGGCAAGGTGCCTGGAAGGTGACCGCCGCCGTGCGCGACCGTCGCGAGGTGGTGGCAGTCTGGCCCGGCTTCCGCGAGAAGGCCTATGGGCTCGCGGTCGATGTCGGCTCGACCACCATCGCGGTGCACCTGACCGATCTTTCGACCGGCGACGTAGTGGCGCAGTCCGGCGCCATGAACCCGCAGATCCGCTTCGGGGAAGACCTGATGAGCCGGGTCAGCTACGTCATGATGAATCCCGGCGGCGACGTGGCGCTGACCGAGGCGGTGCGCC is a genomic window of Pseudomonadota bacterium containing:
- a CDS encoding aspartate aminotransferase family protein, encoding MTATAPRKDPHAELWRQVDQHLIRYGGSFAPVMIGRAQGSYVYDLDDRPILDFTSGQMCASLGHNHPEIVTAIEKACREAIHLFSGMLSPPVVELAASLGRLLPPELQKSMFLSTGGEANEAALRIAKLKTGGFEVVGLTGSWHGMTAGAGASTYMAGRRGYGPTMPGTFAIPAPYAYRCPVQHCAGSCDTTCLDIGFSQYDSQSVGAPAAVLAEPILSSGGMIVPPEGYFAKLTRLAHERGMLLIMDEAQTAFGRVGANFAFEQTGAAPDILTLSKTLGGGLPLAATVTSAAIEEECHRKGFLFYTSHLSDPLPAEVGLAVLRVLAAEHLAERAAALGDYLKAGLLALQQRYEVIGDVRGRGLLLGVELVKDRERREPDSAMGTRITRRCLELGLSMNIVSLPAMGAVWRIAPPLTVAKDEIDTGLSILDQALADCLGRG
- a CDS encoding RidA family protein: MAIKRLAPGPRLSGASVHNGIVYLAGQTADDLRQDAIGQTKQILAKIDRLLKEAGTSKRKMLTVQIWLSDMRYFADMNSVYDKWVPKNNTPGRATVGAPLATPKHLVEIGGIAAI
- a CDS encoding DUF1638 domain-containing protein gives rise to the protein MAERAATLLIGCGALAPEVLAVASGFPGAFDLVCLPAQWHNTPERIAPGVRARIREARAEGYRRILVLYGDCGSGGGLDQVLAQEGVKRIAGPHCYQFYMGTAAFTELAEAEPGCFFLTDYLARHFDRLIIEGLGLDRHPELRDDYFRHYTKLVYLAQTEDPELTRIAAAAADRLELAFQRVFTGYGELGQFMRAHAPAPIHG
- a CDS encoding CoA transferase, giving the protein MSATTDQTLPLSGIKVLDFSTLLPGPLASLILAEAGAEVVKIERPESGDAMRAYPPLAGTDSVSFALLNRGKRSLALDLKRPGDLERLAPLIAEADVLIEQFRPGVMERLGLGYGALKERHKRLIYCSITGRGQDGPKSGEVGHDLTYMAEAGLLSLAADPERGPCMPPVLVADIAGGTYPAVINILLALRRRDASGEGCHLDIAMTEQVLTFAFAELAELWATGKAPQGAAGLLTGGSPRYRIYPTADGRYLAVAALEDKFWRRFAELIQLPEPLRDDSRDPKATMDAVGRRILAQPSAHWRRVFSGEDVSSAVVVSLEEAVADQQLAWRRVFEAKLSLSGGSVPALPVPVVAPLRRAPGTAAAPALAEWAPTWAGWA
- a CDS encoding cobalamin B12-binding domain-containing protein, which codes for MSEDKGEPLDLNALSDDDLVQQMQEDLYDGLKEEVVVGVNILLGRKWTPYDVLTKALVEGMRIVGIDFRDGILFVPEVLLSANSMKAGMAILRPLLAETGAPKIGKMVVGTVKGDIHDIGKNLVGMMLEGAGFEVIDLGVNNSVERYLEALETHQPDILGMSALLTTTMPYMKVVIDTLIEKGIRSDYIVLVGGAPLNEGFAKSIGADAYCRDAAVAVETARSFMAKRQGSVQSKMEGKA
- a CDS encoding virulence factor, encoding MASLTIVYWRDIPAQVIAKRGREAAKVQLSERFETAIDRAAMRAGLTGTDAYLGEWRRGEAAECGEDLKAEVDKAALGLEAEFTEERLGQLVRAGGRAEA